A window of the Pseudoalteromonas sp. A25 genome harbors these coding sequences:
- a CDS encoding GntP family permease codes for MLSMLGLVGALALLIILTLRGMNLFLCAPLCALLVALSSNVTLFPSGAEVDFISSYMSGFSGFIQAWFFMFLLGSLFGKFMEDTGAADAVAHYIVGKLGMKYAVLAVVLACALLTYGGVSVFIVAFSVFPMALSLFKDANLPRRFIPATLAFGSVTFTMTSAGSPEIQNWIPIKYLGTSPYAAWQESLIVAVFMAILGYFLLVRMIKKAQQNGEVFTARDDDPIQAKRHLPHPITGLVPLLIVLALSFTLHETLQQSALIVALLGGVLSILVLNYKHFVNIQQAINVGTTGALVAIGNTAAVVGFGAVAKVTPAFQDAVALMTQIPGNELLGAAIAVSVIAGLTGSASGGQAIALPLVAPHYIDLGVNNSELHRVVAISSGAIDTLPHNGYVVTTVRAICKETHQAAYWPLAMLTVVVPLLGLALILGLFILF; via the coding sequence ATGCTTAGTATGCTTGGACTTGTTGGTGCATTAGCACTGTTAATTATCCTGACGCTGCGTGGAATGAACTTGTTTCTGTGCGCGCCATTATGTGCCTTATTAGTTGCGCTAAGCAGTAATGTTACGCTGTTTCCTTCAGGGGCAGAAGTAGACTTTATTAGCAGCTATATGAGTGGTTTTAGTGGCTTTATTCAAGCATGGTTTTTCATGTTTTTGCTTGGCTCTCTGTTTGGCAAGTTTATGGAAGATACTGGCGCGGCGGATGCGGTGGCACACTATATTGTTGGTAAGCTGGGTATGAAGTACGCCGTACTTGCAGTGGTGCTGGCTTGTGCTTTGCTTACTTATGGTGGGGTGAGTGTATTTATCGTTGCATTTTCGGTCTTTCCTATGGCATTGAGTTTATTCAAAGACGCCAATCTACCGAGGCGATTTATCCCTGCAACGCTTGCCTTTGGCTCGGTGACTTTTACCATGACCTCAGCGGGTTCTCCTGAGATCCAAAATTGGATACCCATTAAGTATTTAGGTACTTCCCCTTATGCTGCATGGCAAGAGAGCCTTATCGTGGCTGTGTTTATGGCGATATTAGGTTATTTTTTGTTAGTTAGAATGATCAAAAAAGCACAGCAAAATGGCGAGGTGTTTACCGCGCGCGACGATGACCCCATTCAAGCAAAGCGACATTTGCCGCACCCAATCACAGGTCTTGTTCCGTTGCTGATCGTATTAGCTTTATCATTTACTTTACATGAAACGCTTCAGCAAAGTGCGTTAATTGTGGCGCTGCTCGGTGGTGTGTTGAGCATTTTAGTGTTGAACTACAAACATTTTGTGAATATTCAACAGGCAATCAATGTTGGTACTACTGGGGCTTTGGTGGCGATTGGCAACACAGCAGCGGTGGTGGGCTTTGGTGCCGTCGCGAAAGTGACGCCCGCTTTTCAAGATGCTGTCGCTTTGATGACCCAAATTCCAGGCAATGAGTTATTAGGGGCTGCGATTGCGGTTAGTGTTATTGCGGGTCTAACCGGATCTGCTTCGGGTGGGCAGGCGATTGCTTTGCCGTTAGTGGCACCGCACTATATTGATTTAGGTGTCAACAACTCAGAACTTCATCGTGTCGTGGCTATCAGCTCTGGTGCCATAGATACTTTGCCCCATAACGGATATGTGGTGACAACGGTCAGAGCAATATGTAAAGAAACGCACCAAGCTGCCTATTGGCCTCTGGCAATGTTGACTGTGGTTGTGCCTCTACTAGGGTTGGCACTTATTTTAGGGTTATTTATTCTATTTTGA
- a CDS encoding LytR/AlgR family response regulator transcription factor, with translation MPDGSGFDLLAQLDYVPSVIFVTAYDEFALQSLEAMGNYTQIHLSSKKVSVYRTMSHIESRLPSDDFFRAGRSWIINVNQIKTVELEVGGSLEVTLNNQLKVQLSRKQTALFKQKWRL, from the coding sequence ATGCCTGATGGCAGTGGTTTTGACCTACTTGCGCAGTTGGATTACGTGCCAAGCGTGATATTTGTTACGGCATATGATGAGTTTGCGTTGCAGTCACTTGAAGCGATGGGAAATTATACGCAGATACATTTATCAAGCAAAAAAGTAAGCGTTTACCGAACTATGTCACATATTGAAAGCCGATTGCCCAGTGATGATTTTTTTAGAGCTGGGCGAAGCTGGATCATTAATGTTAATCAAATAAAAACGGTTGAATTGGAAGTAGGTGGTTCTTTAGAAGTCACTTTAAATAATCAGCTTAAAGTTCAGCTGTCGCGCAAACAAACTGCTCTGTTTAAACAAAAATGGCGCTTATAA
- a CDS encoding winged helix-turn-helix domain-containing protein, translated as MTKAFWVNNYFIDVSRNQIEHQQQATPVPPKALKVLEVLASRAGEVVSHDELMDIVWENSVVGPNTLQRAIAQLRKAFGDDSKKQAFIKTHAKKGYSLEANVRWENNEIKQTPQLISKQSKQSKNGLLFAVTAIAILSLFILWPSKPVIYDQVTPLTASDEQEYNAAYSPDGKYLVFNRFVGQCESHLWAKDLNNNQEQRLSSEPGHYSQLSWSSDGSQLAFVLQSDCSDIPTEVKQCWQLQTLDFAHAWNGNANNKLRYDCAEIKTTHPTWLNDGRIALLQYPEPESNQPELVIYDAVTDQISQVPHDHAGRIYSLDYSRKSGLLATVTLGRENSNVVRTFTLSGEVKSEAEIKRHASHSVYERFFIKFAPDGSHFITDIEGKIYRLNLDGQLDLLHPVSHTGLWTPSYHPDQTKFAVTYGTKDFDIGYLTLGGEKVEFDIFSRSTAPDINAKFQPNGNLIAFVSSRSGEYQLWIKDNDKTYQLTKFEQGLKSTRYDWAPDGNSLVVNVNNQITLVNLDGSYQMVESPVAARLVLPWTIPHKLLVIDNQADKQQLFNIDLNTGETTDLNIQNVSWATYTKDNQIVYVDQQGNFWLQANNGTQGLAILNQKLEGNYALPKSDNIYGLDIKSNFWRYNLTNHELEIVATLDKDTSYISDIKGDKILATKFIGGRRELVEYSQR; from the coding sequence ATGACCAAAGCGTTTTGGGTAAATAACTACTTTATTGATGTTTCTCGTAATCAAATAGAGCATCAACAACAGGCTACGCCTGTTCCACCAAAAGCACTTAAGGTGTTAGAAGTTTTGGCTTCACGCGCTGGCGAAGTTGTGAGTCATGATGAGCTTATGGACATCGTTTGGGAAAATAGCGTTGTTGGCCCCAATACGTTACAAAGAGCGATTGCTCAATTGAGAAAAGCATTTGGCGACGATAGTAAAAAACAAGCGTTTATCAAAACCCACGCAAAAAAGGGATATAGCTTAGAAGCCAATGTTCGTTGGGAAAATAATGAAATTAAGCAGACCCCGCAATTAATATCTAAACAATCTAAGCAGAGCAAAAACGGGTTGTTATTTGCTGTTACTGCTATCGCTATTTTATCGCTATTTATTCTATGGCCATCTAAACCCGTTATTTATGATCAAGTAACACCGCTTACTGCAAGTGATGAACAAGAATACAATGCTGCCTACTCTCCTGATGGTAAATACTTAGTCTTTAATCGATTTGTCGGTCAGTGTGAAAGTCATTTGTGGGCAAAAGATCTGAACAATAATCAAGAGCAGCGATTAAGTAGCGAGCCTGGGCACTATAGTCAATTGAGCTGGTCTTCTGATGGTTCACAATTAGCATTTGTGCTGCAATCCGATTGTTCTGATATACCAACAGAAGTCAAACAGTGCTGGCAATTACAAACCTTGGATTTTGCTCATGCATGGAACGGTAACGCAAACAATAAGTTACGTTATGACTGTGCAGAAATAAAAACGACTCACCCAACATGGTTAAATGACGGACGTATCGCCTTACTTCAATACCCAGAGCCAGAGAGCAATCAACCTGAGTTGGTTATCTACGATGCTGTTACCGATCAAATATCGCAGGTACCACATGATCATGCTGGGCGCATCTACTCATTAGACTATTCGCGCAAATCAGGCCTTTTGGCGACGGTCACTTTAGGCCGCGAAAACTCGAATGTTGTGAGAACTTTTACTCTATCAGGTGAAGTCAAAAGTGAGGCGGAAATTAAACGTCATGCCAGCCATTCAGTGTATGAACGATTTTTCATAAAATTTGCTCCAGATGGTAGCCATTTCATTACTGATATAGAAGGTAAGATCTATCGATTGAATTTAGACGGTCAGTTAGATCTCCTGCATCCAGTTAGTCACACCGGATTATGGACACCGAGTTACCACCCCGACCAAACAAAGTTTGCTGTCACCTATGGTACTAAAGACTTTGATATTGGCTACTTAACCTTAGGTGGTGAGAAAGTTGAGTTTGATATTTTTTCACGCTCTACTGCCCCTGATATTAATGCAAAGTTTCAGCCTAACGGTAATTTAATTGCTTTTGTTTCTTCTCGTTCAGGAGAGTATCAACTATGGATAAAAGATAATGATAAAACCTATCAATTAACTAAGTTCGAACAAGGCCTCAAGAGCACGCGATACGATTGGGCGCCGGATGGGAATAGTTTAGTCGTGAACGTTAATAATCAAATCACTTTAGTCAATTTGGATGGCAGTTATCAAATGGTTGAGTCACCTGTTGCTGCGCGTTTGGTATTACCGTGGACCATTCCACATAAATTGTTGGTTATAGACAATCAAGCCGATAAACAGCAATTATTTAATATTGACCTTAACACAGGTGAGACAACTGACCTCAATATTCAAAACGTTTCGTGGGCAACGTACACCAAAGACAATCAAATTGTTTACGTAGATCAGCAAGGAAACTTCTGGCTTCAAGCAAATAATGGAACGCAGGGGCTTGCAATACTTAATCAAAAACTAGAGGGTAATTATGCGTTACCTAAAAGTGATAACATCTATGGTCTTGATATTAAATCTAATTTTTGGCGTTACAATTTAACTAATCATGAACTGGAAATAGTGGCGACATTAGACAAAGACACCTCTTATATCAGCGATATTAAAGGTGACAAGATACTAGCGACTAAGTTTATCGGGGGGCGTAGAGAGCTTGTTGAATATAGTCAGCGTTAA
- a CDS encoding serine hydrolase translates to MASAETKLTGPYLGQKAPGLTAEVFAPNIISTKGWEYGVVFAPNMKEMYMVREVNADTKPEQQFVVYEKDGENWIDRVISKRVGTPTLSPNNKIMFFGRGYKERTKDGWSEMKRLGPDFEPYRIMRVTSSLNGTIAFDEAGSDGNGILRYSTMEHGKLSTPKPFPKEINTGTWNAHPFIAPDESYIIWDGQRGEDTRNSDLFISFKEPDESWGEAIKFGDNVNTPKNEFAAQLSPDGKYLFFNRNGDNSNVDTYWVDAQVIEDLKPAHIKKYLAKLGPLPTAEQASGSLWDIPVLTKSYTNTKPVSTDNSLVAGKLPLSKDKASAIINLAKEIGEGKHGKYDSLLIAKNNKLVFESYHQRGRFGLAHGQASATKGYTSLIVGRAIQLGYLSMADLHKPLISFLKELDTSKLVAGADKITLHKALTMQGGLTIDRDKWQEIEKAPEQLKGQKLVQRLLQESAAITEETQSYKYGNFNPMLVMTVIDAVVPGGAEVFIKTEILDKLNISNYKWDTHASGLPQAGWMVSLTSRDMVKLGSIVVNKGKWQGKQFVSPTYLSKATSNIIKPTEDWMPDEYRYGYFWYSMPVVVEGKTYDLDIAWGGGGNRVIVVEELDLVIAITGHDREDTIMKQIADVVIPAFVS, encoded by the coding sequence ATGGCTTCTGCTGAAACTAAATTAACGGGGCCATATCTAGGGCAAAAAGCTCCGGGATTAACAGCTGAAGTATTTGCACCAAACATTATCTCAACAAAAGGCTGGGAATATGGCGTTGTTTTCGCACCAAACATGAAAGAAATGTACATGGTTCGCGAAGTAAATGCTGACACAAAACCAGAGCAACAATTTGTCGTATATGAAAAAGACGGTGAAAACTGGATCGATCGTGTCATCTCTAAACGCGTTGGTACGCCGACGTTATCACCGAATAACAAAATCATGTTTTTTGGTAGAGGTTATAAAGAGCGTACAAAAGATGGTTGGTCAGAAATGAAGAGATTGGGTCCCGATTTTGAGCCTTATCGCATCATGCGTGTAACCTCTTCTCTAAACGGTACGATAGCATTTGATGAAGCTGGCAGTGACGGTAATGGGATTTTGCGTTATTCAACTATGGAGCACGGCAAGCTAAGCACACCAAAGCCATTCCCAAAAGAAATTAATACAGGTACTTGGAATGCTCATCCTTTTATCGCACCTGACGAAAGCTATATCATTTGGGACGGACAAAGAGGTGAGGATACCCGTAATTCAGATCTGTTTATTAGCTTCAAAGAACCAGATGAATCTTGGGGAGAAGCAATTAAATTTGGTGATAACGTCAACACCCCTAAAAATGAGTTCGCAGCTCAATTATCACCTGATGGTAAATACCTATTCTTTAACCGTAATGGCGATAACAGCAATGTAGATACCTATTGGGTAGATGCCCAAGTCATTGAAGACCTAAAACCAGCTCACATTAAAAAATATCTAGCCAAACTAGGCCCATTGCCAACAGCGGAGCAAGCTTCAGGTTCTCTTTGGGATATTCCTGTATTGACAAAATCATATACTAATACCAAGCCAGTATCGACGGATAACAGCCTAGTTGCAGGGAAGCTACCTCTTTCAAAAGATAAGGCGTCAGCGATTATTAACCTAGCGAAAGAAATTGGCGAAGGTAAACATGGAAAATACGACAGTTTGTTAATTGCTAAGAACAATAAACTGGTTTTCGAAAGCTACCACCAAAGAGGCCGCTTTGGGTTAGCTCATGGACAAGCTTCTGCAACCAAAGGGTATACTAGCTTGATCGTTGGCCGTGCAATCCAGTTAGGCTATTTATCCATGGCCGACTTACATAAACCGCTAATCAGCTTCTTAAAAGAATTAGACACGAGCAAACTAGTGGCTGGCGCCGATAAGATTACGCTACATAAAGCACTAACGATGCAAGGTGGTTTAACAATTGATCGTGATAAATGGCAAGAAATAGAAAAAGCACCAGAACAATTAAAAGGCCAAAAACTAGTGCAAAGGCTTTTACAAGAAAGTGCAGCAATCACTGAAGAAACGCAATCGTATAAATACGGTAATTTCAACCCAATGCTTGTCATGACTGTAATCGATGCAGTGGTTCCTGGTGGTGCGGAAGTATTTATCAAGACTGAGATACTAGACAAACTAAACATCTCTAATTATAAATGGGACACACACGCAAGTGGCTTGCCACAAGCAGGATGGATGGTTAGTTTAACGTCACGGGACATGGTTAAACTTGGCAGTATTGTTGTCAATAAAGGAAAGTGGCAAGGAAAACAGTTTGTTTCACCTACTTACTTAAGTAAAGCAACAAGTAATATCATCAAGCCAACTGAAGACTGGATGCCTGATGAATACCGTTATGGTTACTTCTGGTACAGTATGCCTGTAGTCGTTGAAGGTAAAACGTATGATCTTGATATCGCTTGGGGCGGCGGTGGAAACCGCGTAATAGTCGTTGAGGAGCTTGACTTAGTCATCGCTATTACTGGTCATGACAGAGAAGATACCATCATGAAACAAATTGCAGATGTCGTTATTCCAGCGTTTGTTAGTTAA
- a CDS encoding IS481 family transposase, with product MLHTNNPIIKHKTGLLNLAEELGNVSKACKVMGVSRDTFYRYQELVEDGGLDALIDKSRRSPNIKNRVDEVTENAVVQYAIDYPAHGQHRTSNELRKQGVFVSGSGVRSIWLRHDLENFKKRLKALEGKVADEGIILTDSQIAALEKKKSDDEACGEIETAHPGYLGSQDTFYVGNLKGVGRIYQQTFVDTYSKVAFAKLYTTKTPITAADILNDKVLPYFEQHELPMLRILTDRGTEYCGKVEHHDYQLYLAINDIDHTKTKAMSPQTNGICERFHKTILNEFYQVTFRKKLYGSLEELQKDLDEWMAYYNNERTHQGKMCCGRTPFETLLDGKSIWAEKNLAQI from the coding sequence ATGTTGCATACTAACAACCCAATTATAAAACACAAAACTGGATTACTTAATCTTGCAGAAGAACTAGGTAACGTTTCAAAAGCCTGTAAAGTCATGGGCGTTTCAAGAGATACATTTTATCGATACCAAGAGCTAGTAGAGGACGGTGGCTTGGATGCGTTAATTGATAAAAGTCGTAGATCGCCAAACATTAAAAACCGTGTAGATGAAGTTACTGAGAACGCAGTGGTTCAATACGCTATCGATTACCCAGCTCATGGCCAGCACAGAACTAGCAATGAGTTGCGTAAACAAGGCGTCTTTGTTTCAGGCAGTGGCGTTCGCTCAATCTGGTTACGCCACGATTTAGAGAACTTCAAGAAACGCTTAAAAGCTCTAGAAGGTAAAGTTGCTGACGAAGGTATTATCCTCACCGATAGCCAAATCGCTGCGCTTGAGAAAAAGAAAAGCGATGACGAAGCTTGCGGTGAAATTGAAACAGCACATCCGGGTTACCTAGGCTCACAAGATACCTTCTATGTTGGCAATCTCAAGGGTGTTGGGCGTATCTACCAACAGACGTTTGTCGATACCTACAGCAAAGTAGCCTTCGCAAAGCTGTATACGACCAAAACACCAATTACTGCGGCTGACATACTCAATGACAAGGTTCTGCCTTACTTCGAGCAACACGAGTTGCCAATGTTACGCATTTTGACTGACCGAGGCACCGAATATTGCGGTAAGGTAGAGCACCATGATTATCAGCTCTATCTGGCAATTAATGATATCGACCATACGAAAACTAAGGCAATGTCGCCTCAAACCAATGGTATCTGCGAGCGATTCCACAAGACGATACTTAACGAGTTCTATCAGGTTACGTTCCGTAAAAAGCTTTACGGTTCGCTAGAGGAACTTCAAAAAGATCTGGACGAATGGATGGCTTATTACAATAATGAGCGAACTCATCAGGGAAAAATGTGTTGTGGCAGAACGCCATTTGAAACATTGCTTGATGGAAAATCGATTTGGGCTGAGAAGAATTTAGCTCAAATCTAA
- a CDS encoding LytR/AlgR family response regulator transcription factor: MTKIMLIDDSRLARLELKAQLAELGEQDIVAEAAGVADALEKIERLQPELIFLDINMPDGSGFDLLAQLDYVPSVIFVTAYDEFALQSFEVNALDYLLKPVTDERIKAALEKYQQKAAKPLSLCSKFFIKDANKCFFIALDDVLAFEAMGNYTQIHLSSNKVSVYRTMSHIESRLPSDDFFRAGRSWIINVNQIKTVELEVGGSLEVTLNNQLKVPLSRKQTALFKQKWRL, translated from the coding sequence ATGACCAAAATAATGCTCATTGACGATAGTCGCTTGGCTCGTTTAGAGCTAAAAGCGCAACTCGCAGAGCTTGGCGAACAAGACATTGTTGCAGAAGCCGCAGGGGTTGCCGATGCATTAGAAAAAATAGAGCGTTTACAGCCAGAACTAATATTTTTAGATATAAACATGCCTGATGGCAGTGGTTTTGACCTACTTGCGCAGTTGGATTACGTGCCAAGCGTGATATTTGTTACGGCATATGATGAGTTTGCGTTGCAGTCATTTGAAGTGAATGCGCTTGATTACCTTTTAAAACCTGTAACCGACGAGCGTATAAAAGCGGCACTTGAAAAGTATCAGCAAAAAGCGGCAAAACCGTTGTCACTGTGCAGTAAGTTCTTTATTAAAGACGCCAACAAGTGCTTTTTTATTGCTTTGGATGACGTGTTGGCTTTTGAAGCGATGGGAAATTATACGCAGATACATTTATCAAGCAATAAAGTAAGCGTTTACCGAACTATGTCACATATTGAAAGCCGATTGCCCAGTGATGATTTTTTTAGAGCTGGGCGAAGCTGGATCATTAATGTTAATCAAATAAAAACGGTTGAATTGGAAGTAGGTGGTTCTTTAGAAGTCACTTTAAATAACCAGCTTAAAGTGCCGCTGTCGCGCAAACAAACTGCTCTGTTTAAACAAAAATGGCGCTTATAA
- a CDS encoding sensor histidine kinase, which translates to MKDKQKQYLLCQVAGWVGAYLIFSYMIARNPFATTLEYVYGAVLLSSAALLSHIVRVLFKRYFSYRSNLQQILYFACSVVLMTSISTGLLLVAVFLFAHLGWSYPIPRSQWGFVIEKVFVSNAFNMLWLSLLWTTCYLTLTKVRQLHEARSLLQASQLQLLNNQLNPHFLFNAINDLRALILEQPQQARKGLAQLSDILRYSLQPLEGDKVALSSELECARNYLALCQFGLESRLSYKFEVDELSLTCLVPKLMLQMCLENAVKHGIAPSVEGGEVAVVVRINGDNLEIQISNPYICQRSRQPSLGIGTKNIQDRLRLLYQGKASMVLTQQGKSMLAKISLPKEYV; encoded by the coding sequence ATGAAAGACAAGCAAAAACAGTATTTACTGTGCCAAGTGGCTGGATGGGTTGGGGCCTACCTTATCTTTAGTTATATGATAGCGCGCAACCCGTTTGCTACCACTTTAGAGTATGTCTATGGGGCAGTTTTGTTGAGCAGTGCTGCTTTGTTAAGCCATATTGTTCGAGTGCTATTTAAGCGTTATTTTTCATATCGGTCTAACTTGCAACAAATTTTATATTTCGCTTGCTCAGTTGTGCTGATGACGAGCATTTCGACTGGATTGCTTTTGGTTGCAGTGTTTTTGTTCGCTCATTTGGGTTGGTCCTACCCGATACCTCGTTCGCAATGGGGTTTTGTTATAGAAAAAGTATTTGTAAGTAATGCCTTTAATATGCTCTGGTTGAGCCTGTTGTGGACGACATGCTACTTAACACTCACCAAGGTAAGGCAGCTCCATGAGGCGAGAAGCCTATTGCAAGCAAGTCAGCTGCAACTATTAAACAATCAGCTTAACCCACACTTTTTGTTTAATGCGATCAATGATTTGCGCGCATTGATATTAGAGCAACCGCAACAGGCGAGGAAAGGGTTGGCGCAATTGTCGGATATACTGCGTTATAGCTTACAACCATTAGAGGGTGATAAAGTAGCGCTGTCTAGTGAGCTTGAATGTGCCCGAAATTACCTCGCTTTGTGTCAGTTCGGTTTAGAGTCTAGGTTGTCATACAAGTTCGAGGTTGATGAGCTGTCTTTGACGTGTTTGGTCCCCAAGTTGATGTTACAGATGTGTTTAGAAAATGCGGTAAAACACGGTATCGCTCCAAGTGTCGAGGGGGGAGAGGTTGCTGTTGTCGTGCGCATAAATGGTGATAACCTAGAAATACAGATTTCTAACCCATATATTTGTCAGCGGTCTAGGCAGCCTAGTTTAGGTATTGGCACGAAAAACATTCAAGATCGACTCAGGCTGTTATATCAAGGCAAAGCTAGTATGGTATTGACACAGCAGGGCAAAAGCATGTTGGCGAAGATATCTTTACCCAAGGAGTATGTATGA
- a CDS encoding serine hydrolase domain-containing protein: protein MSVSDKYVNGNTEQILAEHFKGINAAIAIIADGQPRHYFFGDKVNEHALFEVGSLTKPMVATVASDLVQSHQWLLSEPIAKLLEDKTFTHHQYSLQQLITHTSGLPRLPSNFSPADMNNPYATYDTNQLLVALKATVGDSKAFEYSNYGYAVLAYLLTKQLDGTLDTILNERLFKPLGMNNTVMALSTDNKHEEINLVGAQDYYGERVQPWQFDSLAGAGAAVSSLHDMQQWVSSYWRFEQSNPLLHQKMSATLTPLNEQMSYGWMRQFEHTYWHNGQTGGYASMVIFNPNKQQAVIVLAAGVANVTQIGMLLFNQLDKQ from the coding sequence ATGAGCGTAAGTGATAAATATGTAAATGGAAATACAGAGCAAATACTTGCAGAGCACTTTAAGGGTATCAACGCCGCCATTGCTATTATTGCAGATGGCCAGCCGAGACATTACTTTTTTGGCGACAAAGTTAACGAGCATGCGCTTTTTGAGGTTGGCTCGTTAACTAAGCCGATGGTTGCAACCGTTGCGAGTGATTTGGTGCAGTCACATCAGTGGCTGTTATCTGAGCCAATAGCAAAGCTTCTAGAGGATAAAACGTTTACTCATCACCAGTATTCTTTGCAGCAGCTAATTACGCATACCTCGGGATTGCCGCGCTTACCGAGTAATTTCTCGCCAGCGGATATGAACAATCCATATGCAACATATGATACGAACCAATTGCTGGTTGCTTTGAAAGCGACGGTGGGAGATTCAAAAGCGTTTGAGTATTCAAATTATGGTTATGCCGTGTTGGCTTACTTGTTAACTAAGCAACTAGATGGAACACTTGACACGATTTTAAATGAACGCCTTTTTAAGCCGCTAGGAATGAATAATACAGTAATGGCTTTGAGTACGGATAACAAACATGAAGAGATTAACCTTGTGGGTGCGCAAGATTACTATGGAGAGCGGGTTCAACCATGGCAGTTTGATAGCTTAGCTGGGGCAGGCGCTGCAGTTTCATCATTACATGATATGCAGCAATGGGTCTCATCATATTGGCGGTTTGAACAGAGCAACCCTTTGTTGCACCAAAAAATGAGTGCGACTTTGACACCTTTAAATGAGCAAATGAGTTATGGCTGGATGCGTCAATTTGAGCATACTTATTGGCATAACGGACAAACGGGAGGTTATGCCTCCATGGTTATATTTAACCCGAATAAACAACAAGCCGTTATCGTACTCGCCGCAGGTGTTGCTAATGTCACTCAGATTGGGATGTTACTATTTAACCAACTGGATAAACAATGA
- a CDS encoding sensor domain-containing diguanylate cyclase → MAHNSLSEGIVDDALPLTSHLISTDLQKQLQAPIYVAQSMAQNHFVHLWLKSNQGDTEQLFAFLKKTKTLFKSQTSFLVDHRTNKYYHFDGRTSVLDLNSPEGSWYSEVLNYAQLDYVLNVDVSPQDNFSPIVYVNHKIMVNNELLGVTGVGIQLDDLQHLINHYQSEYKRKVYFADHRGRLIFYNQEKMPSDSLASEFAEHYSAIVSQPSYKFSIEQHGVQRLVNSRYIPDLGWHLIVEQAFTPETKLTDALIANLLLGVVITLCILVIAQLTFNQYQKRLETIALTDKLCNVLNRQAFEPLLQRHILRAKPGRVPLSLLLLDIDHFKQVNDQHGHLVGDQVLKHFAQLCMSVADSSDIICRWGGEEFMILMPNSYIDHATQFGERLRAKLAACDCIVPITISIGVAQYQSQESEDDFIKRADDALYRAKRLGRNRVELAA, encoded by the coding sequence ATGGCACACAACTCTTTGAGTGAAGGCATTGTTGATGACGCGCTTCCTCTTACTAGCCATTTAATTAGCACTGATTTACAAAAACAACTGCAAGCACCAATTTATGTAGCACAAAGCATGGCACAAAATCACTTTGTCCACTTGTGGCTTAAAAGCAATCAAGGTGACACTGAGCAACTCTTTGCGTTTTTGAAGAAAACCAAAACCCTGTTTAAAAGCCAAACCAGCTTTTTAGTTGACCACCGAACAAACAAGTACTATCACTTCGATGGCCGCACCAGCGTGCTCGATTTAAACTCGCCAGAAGGGTCTTGGTACAGCGAAGTATTAAACTATGCACAGCTGGATTACGTACTCAATGTTGACGTATCCCCTCAAGACAACTTTAGTCCCATCGTGTATGTGAACCATAAAATCATGGTCAATAATGAGCTACTTGGCGTAACAGGCGTTGGCATTCAACTCGATGATTTACAACACCTTATCAATCATTACCAAAGTGAATATAAGCGTAAGGTGTATTTTGCTGATCATCGAGGCAGGCTGATTTTTTATAACCAAGAAAAAATGCCAAGCGACTCTTTAGCTTCTGAATTTGCTGAACACTACAGTGCCATCGTCAGCCAACCAAGCTATAAATTTTCTATCGAACAGCATGGCGTACAACGCCTAGTCAATTCGCGTTACATTCCCGATTTAGGTTGGCATCTAATTGTTGAGCAAGCATTCACGCCCGAAACCAAACTGACGGACGCACTCATCGCAAACTTATTATTGGGTGTGGTGATCACCTTGTGCATTTTAGTCATCGCCCAGCTCACTTTTAACCAATATCAAAAGCGCTTAGAAACCATCGCATTAACAGATAAACTGTGTAATGTATTAAATCGCCAAGCTTTTGAACCTCTATTACAGCGCCATATTTTGCGCGCTAAACCTGGCCGGGTACCACTCAGCTTACTGCTTTTAGATATTGATCACTTTAAACAGGTTAACGACCAGCATGGTCACTTAGTTGGCGACCAAGTGTTAAAACACTTTGCCCAGCTATGTATGAGCGTTGCTGATAGTAGCGATATTATCTGCCGCTGGGGTGGTGAAGAGTTTATGATTTTGATGCCTAATTCTTACATAGACCATGCCACACAATTTGGGGAGCGCTTAAGAGCGAAACTCGCTGCGTGTGATTGTATTGTACCTATCACAATCAGTATTGGCGTTGCGCAATATCAGTCACAAGAAAGTGAAGATGACTTTATTAAACGTGCGGATGACGCTTTGTATCGAGCAAAACGGTTGGGCAGAAATAGAGTAGAGTTGGCTGCGTGA